From Elusimicrobiota bacterium, the proteins below share one genomic window:
- a CDS encoding transposase: MRLVEEGKIRRVFRAREKIVYPGACCHITQRAPGKEMLFLENSDYLFMLKLLKEKHKKFLFDVYGFVLMPNHLHLQIRLKESNLAESMQSLFQEYARFFNKKYERKGHVFCGAYREALCLDDSYALATSVYIHLNPVRAALAGDPFGYRWSSCGLYAGGENKISFVDEKFILSLLSRDSDTAKEIYRQLLVRAAFIRTGEVWEKPGALNSFKAELISLLSGLPVLKNAFLKKENDILDENVLDRKISELAEKGRLRSPQGLKARKYLIEQLKSRGFTLNEIADRFGTSRQTIYNTLSSDPTHQKTH; encoded by the coding sequence ATGCGGCTTGTTGAAGAGGGGAAAATAAGAAGGGTGTTCAGAGCACGGGAAAAAATTGTTTATCCGGGGGCGTGCTGCCACATCACACAAAGGGCGCCCGGAAAAGAAATGCTTTTTCTTGAAAATTCTGATTATCTTTTCATGCTTAAATTGTTAAAAGAAAAGCATAAAAAGTTTTTGTTCGATGTGTACGGTTTTGTCCTCATGCCGAATCATTTGCATCTGCAAATCAGGTTAAAGGAGTCCAATCTTGCTGAATCCATGCAAAGCCTGTTTCAGGAATATGCGCGGTTTTTCAATAAGAAATATGAACGCAAAGGGCATGTGTTTTGCGGGGCTTACCGCGAGGCGCTTTGCCTGGACGACAGTTACGCGCTGGCGACATCGGTTTACATCCACCTGAATCCTGTCCGGGCCGCGTTGGCCGGTGATCCGTTCGGCTATAGGTGGTCGTCGTGCGGCCTGTATGCCGGAGGTGAAAATAAAATAAGTTTCGTGGATGAAAAATTCATTCTCAGCCTGTTAAGCAGAGATTCGGACACGGCAAAAGAAATTTACCGGCAGCTCTTGGTCCGGGCGGCGTTTATCAGAACCGGCGAGGTATGGGAAAAACCGGGCGCGTTAAATTCATTCAAAGCGGAACTGATCAGCCTGCTGTCCGGGCTGCCGGTTTTAAAAAACGCGTTTCTGAAAAAGGAAAATGATATTCTTGATGAAAACGTGCTTGACAGGAAAATCTCCGAACTGGCGGAAAAAGGCCGCCTGCGATCCCCGCAGGGATTGAAGGCCAGAAAATATCTTATAGAACAATTAAAATCGCGCGGATTTACGCTTAACGAAATCGCAGACAGGTTCGGAACCTCCAGACAAACCATATACAATACCCTATCCTCAGACCCCACCCATCAAAAAACCCATTAA